A stretch of the Aegilops tauschii subsp. strangulata cultivar AL8/78 chromosome 4, Aet v6.0, whole genome shotgun sequence genome encodes the following:
- the LOC109748388 gene encoding putative cyclin-dependent kinase F-2 — protein sequence MAARKRPAAALDAGHATTTAPQQSPACCKRSRTKIRSTAEYEEETRLGEGGFGCVLLARHRATRKIVAIKYLYWPDGSQQPPNAAELLREARFLEACDGNPYVVGFEGLVRDPDNGAFGLVMEYVAAPSLHKFLRNRRSGQPLPESTVRAIMWKLLTGARTMHDRHVVHRDIKPGNILVGQDGELVKICDFGLAISMSELPPYNQAGTPFYVAPEVLLGKRDYDALVDTWSIGCVMAEMLTGKTLFLGDDDDDAADNEITQLWSIFRLLGTPDERTWPEFTSLPHTAKALRLLPPGHKQNKLRELFPQEKLSEHGFQVLQGLLTCNPNQRLTAATALKHRWFAAPRPAAAAPKVDALSFPKKKAPRIKFIPQAMPQKNLLKIPLAVWNAAQRV from the coding sequence ATGGCCGCCCGCAAGCGGCCTGCCGCCGCCCTCGACGCCGGCCACGCCACCACGACGGCGCCTCAACAATCGCCGGCTTGCTGCAAGAGGAGCCGCACCAAAATCAGGAGCACCGCGGAGTACGAGGAGGAGACCCGCCTCGGCGAGGGCGGCTTCGGCTGcgtcctcctggcgcgccaccgCGCCACCCGCAAGATCGTCGCCATCAAGTACCTCTACTGGCCGGACGGGTCCCAGCAGCCCCCCAACGCCGCCGAGCTTCTGCGGGAGGCCCGATTCCTCGAGGCCTGCGACGGGAACCCGTACGTCGTCGGCTTCGAGGGCCTGGTGCGCGACCCCGACAACGGCGCCTTCGGCCTCGTCATGGAGTACGTCGCCGCGCCGAGCCTCCACAAGTTCCTGCGCAACAGGCGCAGCGGCCAGCCGCTCCCGGAGTCCACCGTGCGCGCCATCATGTGGAAGCTCCTCACGGGTGCCAGGACGATGCACGACCGCCACGTCGTCCACCGCGACATCAAGCCCGGCAACATCCTCGTCGGCCAAGACGGGGAGCTCGTCAAAATCTGCGACTTTGGGCTGGCGATCTCCATGTCCGAGCTGCCGCCGTACAACCAGGCCGGCACGCCGTTCTACGTGGCGCCCGAGGTGCTCCTGGGGAAGCGGGACTACGACGCGCTCGTGGACACGTGGTCTATCGGCTGCGTCATGGCCGAGATGCTCACCGGTAAGACGCTGTTCCTCGGCGATGATGATGACGACGCCGCAGATAATGAGATCACCCAGCTCTGGAGCATCTTCCGCTTGCTCGGGACGCCGGACGAGAGGACGTGGCCGGAGTTCACATCGTTGCCGCACACCGCCAAGGCCCTACGTCTCCTACCGCCGGGGCACAAGCAGAACAAGCTGCGGGAACTGTTCCCTCAAGAGAAGCTGTCCGAGCATGGATTCCAGGTGTTGCAAGGCCTTCTCACGTGCAACCCCAACCAGCGACTGACGGCGGCCACCGCGCTCAAGCACCGATGGTTTGCTGCTCctcgtccagccgccgccgctccAAAGGTCGACGCTTTGTCGTTCCCGAAAAAGAAGGCACCAAGGATCAAGTTCATCCCGCAGGCCATGCCACAGAAGAATCTACTCAAAATTCCACTCGCCGTGTGGAACGCAGCTCAACGAGTCTAG